One Phaseolus vulgaris cultivar G19833 chromosome 2, P. vulgaris v2.0, whole genome shotgun sequence DNA window includes the following coding sequences:
- the LOC137811000 gene encoding receptor-like protein 43 — MGSLCVPLSTIIAIWCLLLGAESKTHWGDAEVLKELKQGLEQASVIPGSCVSSWDFTLDPCDNLFADKFTCGFRCDVVVSGLSRVTELALDQAGYVGSLTFTWNLPFLQTLDLSKNNFSAQIPDSFSNLTRLRRLSLSSNSFSGEIPPSLGTLPSLEELYLDSNNLRGTIPQGFHNLKRLELQSNNLNTHLPNFDTFTNLKYLDFSDNSIAGELSASLPVSLVQISIRNNNLNGVLSSESFRNLKRLQVVDFSSNRMSGLIPSVFFELPSLQQLTLSFNEFTKVEAPYKGVESRSRLIAVDLSNNRLEGFLPSFMAMMPKLSSLSLENNEFTGRIATQLAEKTVSPKTGVTPLERLLLRGNYLVGGIPRPLLTLKRDSANVSLVDNCLYRCPHTFFFCQGGQQKSLAQCNRFVSTTE; from the coding sequence ATGGGGTCTCTCTGTGTCCCTCTATCTACGATCATCGCAATTTGGTGTCTATTATTGGGTGCTGAATCGAAGACACATTGGGGAGATGCAGAGGTTCTCAAGGAGTTAAAGCAAGGTTTGGAACAAGCTTCGGTGATCCCAGGCTCTTGCGTCAGTTCCTGGGACTTCACCCTCGACCCCTGCGACAACCTATTCGCCGACAAATTCACGTGCGGCTTCAGATGCGACGTCGTCGTTTCAGGCCTTAGTCGAGTCACTGAACTTGCGCTGGACCAAGCGGGTTATGTTGGCTCTCTCACCTTCACGTGGAACCTTCCTTTTCTACAAACACTCGATCTCTCCAAAAACAACTTCTCCGCCCAAATTCCTGATTCCTTTTCAAACCTAACTCGCCTCCGCCGACTCAGTCTCTCGTCCAACTCCTTCTCCGGCGAGATACCCCCTTCCCTCGGCACACTCCCCAGCCTCGAAGAGCTTTACCTCGACAGCAACAACCTACGAGGAACAATCCCACAAGGCTTCCACAACCTTAAAAGACTCGAACTCCAATCCAACAATCTCAACACCCACCTACCAAACTTTGACACATTCACAAACCTTAAATACCTCGATTTCAGCGATAACTCCATCGCGGGAGAGTTATCGGCCTCGCTCCCTGTCTCGCTGGTTCAGATATCAATTCGGAACAACAATTTAAACGGTGTCTTATCGAGTGAAAGCTTCAGGAATTTGAAGAGGTTGCAGGTGGTGGATTTCAGCTCCAACCGAATGAGTGGTTTAATTCCTTCGGTTTTCTTCGAGCTTCCGTCGTTGCAGCAGTTGACGCTGTCCTTCAACGAGTTCACGAAGGTTGAAGCACCTTATAAGGGAGTGGAGTCGCGGAGCAGACTTATAGCGGTTGATTTGAGCAACAACAGGCTTGAGGGGTTTTTGCCGTCATTCATGGCGATGATGCCGAAGTTATCGTCGTTGTCCTTGGAGAATAACGAGTTCACAGGGCGAATAGCGACCCAGTTAGCGGAGAAAACGGTGTCTCCCAAAACGGGGGTGACTCCGTTGGAGAGGCTTCTGTTGAGGGGGAATTACTTGGTGGGAGGGATTCCTCGGCCCTTGTTAACATTGAAACGCGATTCTGCGAACGTGAGTTTAGTGGATAACTGCTTGTACAGGTGTCCTCATACTTTCTTTTTCTGCCAAGGTGGACAACAGAAGTCATTGGCACAGTGTAACAGATTTGTCTCAACtactgaataa